The following proteins are encoded in a genomic region of Ostrea edulis chromosome 7, xbOstEdul1.1, whole genome shotgun sequence:
- the LOC125654815 gene encoding S-methylmethionine--homocysteine S-methyltransferase BHMT2-like isoform X1, with amino-acid sequence MPGKGLLERLKNGESLVVAEGYIFEFERRGYLKSGSFVPEVVLDHPELVKSLHEEYVHAGSDVVLAFTYYAHREKLRLINRESDLKTMNMKALEIAREVADQTGTLMAGNICNSTVYKKGDEQAINKTQGMFKEQIEWAVEGGADFIVAETFGEFGEAMLALESIKQYGKGLPAVITLSVPMTMMMHDGIPVDEACKRLEDAGADVVGLNCGRGPETIIEPLKLVRKACRGPIAALPVPYRTNDNQVTFFSLTVPGTEKPAFPLDLSSCYCTREEIRKFAEECKNLGIQYVGLCCGNAPHFLREVAGVYGTPAAALKYSPEMEKHFIFGDEKKNDPYFTKTYKDAITKK; translated from the exons ATGCCAGGTAAAG GTCTGCTTGAGAGATTGAAAAATGGCGAGAGTCTTGTTGTGGCAGAGGgttatatatttgaatttgagAGGCGTGGTTACCTGAAGTCAGGAAGTTTTGTTCCTGAAGTGGTACTTGATCATCCCGAACTTGTCAAATCATTACATGAAGAGTATGTTCACGCCGGAAGTGACGTAGTACTTGCATTCACG TATTATGCTCACCGTGAAAAACTCAGACTTATCAACAGAGAATCCGATCTGAAAACTATGAACATGAAAGCCTTAGAAATAGCGCGGGAAGTGGCAGACCAAACTGGTACATTAATGGCGGGAAATATTTGCAATTCCACTGTGTACAAGAAGGGAGACGAACAGGCAATTAACAAAACACAGGGCATGTTTAAG GAACAGATAGAATGGGCGGTTGAGGGCGGTGCAGACTTTATCGTTGCGGAGACGTTTGGAGAATTTGGAGAGGCTATGTTAGCCTTGGAATCTATCAAACAATACGGGAAAG GCTTGCCTGCCGTCATAACACTGTCGGTCCCAATGACAATGATGATGCATGACGGGATACCTGTTGACGAAGCCTGCAAACGATTGGAAGATGCTGGGGCGGATGTTGTAGGGTTGAACTGTGGACGGGGTCCAGAAACAATCATTGAACCCCTGAAACTCGTTCGAAAAGCTTGCAGA GGACCAATCGCAGCACTGCCTGTTCCATACAGAACAAACGATAATCAAGTGACATTCTTCTCTTTAACAGTACCGGGAACAG AAAAACCAGCATTTCCTCTAGATCTCTCTTCCTGTTACTGCACTCGCGAGGAAATTCGGAAGTTTGCAGAAGAGTGTAAGAATCTAGGTATCCAATATGTTGGCCTGTGTTGTGGAAATGCACCTCATTTCCTGAGAGAGGTTGCAGGTGTTTATGGAACACCAGCGGCAGCTTTAAAATATTCACCAGAAATGGAAAAGCATTTCATTTTTGGAGACGAGAAGAAAAATGATCCTTATTTCACCAAAACATACAAAGACGCCATCACGAAGAAATGA
- the LOC125654815 gene encoding betaine--homocysteine S-methyltransferase 1-like isoform X3, which produces MPGKGLLERLKNGESLVVAEGYIFEFERRGYLKSGSFVPEVVLDHPELVKSLHEEYVHAGSDVVLAFTEQIEWAVEGGADFIVAETFGEFGEAMLALESIKQYGKGLPAVITLSVPMTMMMHDGIPVDEACKRLEDAGADVVGLNCGRGPETIIEPLKLVRKACRGPIAALPVPYRTNDNQVTFFSLTVPGTEKPAFPLDLSSCYCTREEIRKFAEECKNLGIQYVGLCCGNAPHFLREVAGVYGTPAAALKYSPEMEKHFIFGDEKKNDPYFTKTYKDAITKK; this is translated from the exons ATGCCAGGTAAAG GTCTGCTTGAGAGATTGAAAAATGGCGAGAGTCTTGTTGTGGCAGAGGgttatatatttgaatttgagAGGCGTGGTTACCTGAAGTCAGGAAGTTTTGTTCCTGAAGTGGTACTTGATCATCCCGAACTTGTCAAATCATTACATGAAGAGTATGTTCACGCCGGAAGTGACGTAGTACTTGCATTCACG GAACAGATAGAATGGGCGGTTGAGGGCGGTGCAGACTTTATCGTTGCGGAGACGTTTGGAGAATTTGGAGAGGCTATGTTAGCCTTGGAATCTATCAAACAATACGGGAAAG GCTTGCCTGCCGTCATAACACTGTCGGTCCCAATGACAATGATGATGCATGACGGGATACCTGTTGACGAAGCCTGCAAACGATTGGAAGATGCTGGGGCGGATGTTGTAGGGTTGAACTGTGGACGGGGTCCAGAAACAATCATTGAACCCCTGAAACTCGTTCGAAAAGCTTGCAGA GGACCAATCGCAGCACTGCCTGTTCCATACAGAACAAACGATAATCAAGTGACATTCTTCTCTTTAACAGTACCGGGAACAG AAAAACCAGCATTTCCTCTAGATCTCTCTTCCTGTTACTGCACTCGCGAGGAAATTCGGAAGTTTGCAGAAGAGTGTAAGAATCTAGGTATCCAATATGTTGGCCTGTGTTGTGGAAATGCACCTCATTTCCTGAGAGAGGTTGCAGGTGTTTATGGAACACCAGCGGCAGCTTTAAAATATTCACCAGAAATGGAAAAGCATTTCATTTTTGGAGACGAGAAGAAAAATGATCCTTATTTCACCAAAACATACAAAGACGCCATCACGAAGAAATGA
- the LOC125654815 gene encoding S-methylmethionine--homocysteine S-methyltransferase BHMT2-like isoform X2, with the protein MPGLLERLKNGESLVVAEGYIFEFERRGYLKSGSFVPEVVLDHPELVKSLHEEYVHAGSDVVLAFTYYAHREKLRLINRESDLKTMNMKALEIAREVADQTGTLMAGNICNSTVYKKGDEQAINKTQGMFKEQIEWAVEGGADFIVAETFGEFGEAMLALESIKQYGKGLPAVITLSVPMTMMMHDGIPVDEACKRLEDAGADVVGLNCGRGPETIIEPLKLVRKACRGPIAALPVPYRTNDNQVTFFSLTVPGTEKPAFPLDLSSCYCTREEIRKFAEECKNLGIQYVGLCCGNAPHFLREVAGVYGTPAAALKYSPEMEKHFIFGDEKKNDPYFTKTYKDAITKK; encoded by the exons ATGCCAG GTCTGCTTGAGAGATTGAAAAATGGCGAGAGTCTTGTTGTGGCAGAGGgttatatatttgaatttgagAGGCGTGGTTACCTGAAGTCAGGAAGTTTTGTTCCTGAAGTGGTACTTGATCATCCCGAACTTGTCAAATCATTACATGAAGAGTATGTTCACGCCGGAAGTGACGTAGTACTTGCATTCACG TATTATGCTCACCGTGAAAAACTCAGACTTATCAACAGAGAATCCGATCTGAAAACTATGAACATGAAAGCCTTAGAAATAGCGCGGGAAGTGGCAGACCAAACTGGTACATTAATGGCGGGAAATATTTGCAATTCCACTGTGTACAAGAAGGGAGACGAACAGGCAATTAACAAAACACAGGGCATGTTTAAG GAACAGATAGAATGGGCGGTTGAGGGCGGTGCAGACTTTATCGTTGCGGAGACGTTTGGAGAATTTGGAGAGGCTATGTTAGCCTTGGAATCTATCAAACAATACGGGAAAG GCTTGCCTGCCGTCATAACACTGTCGGTCCCAATGACAATGATGATGCATGACGGGATACCTGTTGACGAAGCCTGCAAACGATTGGAAGATGCTGGGGCGGATGTTGTAGGGTTGAACTGTGGACGGGGTCCAGAAACAATCATTGAACCCCTGAAACTCGTTCGAAAAGCTTGCAGA GGACCAATCGCAGCACTGCCTGTTCCATACAGAACAAACGATAATCAAGTGACATTCTTCTCTTTAACAGTACCGGGAACAG AAAAACCAGCATTTCCTCTAGATCTCTCTTCCTGTTACTGCACTCGCGAGGAAATTCGGAAGTTTGCAGAAGAGTGTAAGAATCTAGGTATCCAATATGTTGGCCTGTGTTGTGGAAATGCACCTCATTTCCTGAGAGAGGTTGCAGGTGTTTATGGAACACCAGCGGCAGCTTTAAAATATTCACCAGAAATGGAAAAGCATTTCATTTTTGGAGACGAGAAGAAAAATGATCCTTATTTCACCAAAACATACAAAGACGCCATCACGAAGAAATGA
- the LOC130048254 gene encoding uncharacterized protein LOC130048254, which produces MKTLTAFSILLVANYVVCEQVMYDRKHHKAIIYRPGTGCYEYHMNHQESQDSYDDNLRPALEAEMIASLDCSTDIHEVGHHSIDHLSQEIKTACSAVPVYRFDQTGCVNSTTLPIISGSPVSGNPVSGMP; this is translated from the exons ATGAAGACATTAACAGCATTTAGTATCCTTCTTGTG GCAAATTATGTGGTATGCGAACAAGTAATGTATGATCGGAAGCAC CATAAAGCTATCATTTATCGACCAGGAACTGGATGCTATGAGTATCACATGAATCACCAGGAATCTCAGGATTCATATGATGATAATTTAAGACCAGCACTTGAG GCTGAAATGATCGCATCTCTAGACTGCAGTACCGATATTCATGAGGTCGGCCATCACAGCATTGATCACCTGTCCCAAGAGATCAAGACCGCATGTAGCGCTGTCCCTGTGTATAGATTTGATCAGACCGGATGTGTCAACTCAACTACTCTCCCTATAATTTCTGGATCCCCAGTGTCAGGCAACCCAGTATCCGGAATGCCATGA
- the LOC130048255 gene encoding betaine--homocysteine S-methyltransferase 1-like: protein MPGKSLLERLKNGESLVVAEGYIFEFERRGYLKSGSFVPEVVLDHPELVKSLHEEYVHAGSDVVLAFTYYAHREKLRLINRESDLKAMNMKALEIARGVADQTGTLMAGNIYNSIVCKKGDEKAINKARDMFHEQVEWAVEGGADFIVAETFFEFGEAMLALECIKQYGKGLPAVITLAVPMTTTMQDGIPVDEACKRLEDAGADVVGLNCGRGPETIIEPLKLVLKACRGPIAALPVPYRTNDKEVIFFSLTVPGTDKPAFPLDISTCYCTREEIRKFAEECKSLGIQYVGLCCGNAPHFMREVAGVYGTPAAALKYSPEMEKHFVFGDEKINDPYFTKAYKYAIAKK, encoded by the exons GTCTGCTTGAGAGATTGAAAAATGGCGAGAGTCTTGTTGTGGCAGAGGgttatatatttgaatttgagAGGCGTGGTTACCTGAAGTCAGGAAGTTTTGTTCCTGAAGTGGTACTTGATCATCCCGAACTTGTCAAATCATTACATGAAGAGTATGTTCACGCCGGAAGTGACGTAGTACTTGCATTCACG TATTATGCTCACCGTGAAAAACTCAGACTTATCAACAGAGAATCCGATCTGAAAGCTATGAACATGAAAGCCTTAGAAATAGCGCGGGGAGTGGCAGATCAAACTGGTACATTAATGGCGGGAAACATTTACAATTCCATTGTGTGCAAGAAGGGAGACGAAAAGGCAATTAACAAAGCACGGGACATGTTTCAT GAACAGGTAGAATGGGCGGTTGAGGGCGGTGCAGACTTTATCGTTGCAGAGACGTTTTTCGAATTTGGAGAGGCTATGTTAGCCTTGGAATGTATCAAACAATACGGGAAAG GCTTGCCTGCAGTTATAACACTGGCGGTCCCAATGACAACGACGATGCAAGACGGGATACCTGTTGACGAAGCCTGCAAACGATTGGAAGATGCTGGGGCGGATGTTGTAGGGTTGAACTGTGGACGGGGTCCAGAAACAATTATTGAACCCCTGAAACTTGTTCTCAAAGCTTGCAGA GGACCAATCGCAGCATTGCCTGTTCCATACAGAACAAACGATAAAGAAGTGATATTCTTCTCTTTAACAGTGCCTGGAACAG ATAAACCAGCGTTTCCTCTTGATATATCTACCTGTTACTGCACTCGCGAGGAAATTCGAAAGTTTGCAGAAGAGTGCAAGAGTCTAGGTATCCAATATGTTGGCCTGTGTTGTGGAAATGCACCTCATTTCATGAGAGAGGTTGCAGGTGTTTATGGAACACCAGCGGCAGCTTTAAAATATTCACCAGAAATGGAAAAGCATTTCGTTTTCGGAGACGAGAAAATAAATGATCCTTATTTCACCAAGGCATACAAATACGCCATCGCGAAGAAATGA